The following nucleotide sequence is from Brachyspira suanatina.
CTATTTGATTAATGCATTGCATCTTTTAGCAAGCAAGAGAGAAACTAGACTTCCTAGAAAACATGGCAATATACCTCTATAAAATTTGATTTTAAATTAAAAGGAGAATTGAATGGAACATAATGCAGCTATTACCATATTTGGTATAATGTCTGTTTTTATAGTTGCTTTAGTTTTTTATATATTATCTTTAGTTTTGGGAATGATTTTCAAAACTAGAAATATAAAGAAAGAAGAAGAAATTATAAAAGTAGTAGAGGAAAGTAAAACTAAAGAAGAAGATTTAATAGATGATACTGAACTTGTAGCGGTGATTACAGCTGCAATATCAGCTTATACAGGTATGTCTAATAATAGATTTATTATTACATCTATTAAAGAATCTAAAACTCCTATATGGGGAATGGTAGACAGAGTAAATAAATTAAAATAATAATTAAATTGTAAAACTCTATTAAGTTTATTTGTTAGAGTTTTTAAGAGAGATTTTTTATATATAATATTTTTTTGGAGAATAAGATTATGACTAAGCAATATAAAATCACAGTTAATGGAAAAACTTATGATGTATCAGTAGAGGAGATAAGACCTGTAGCTTCAAATAAAACAGTATCTACTATAGTTAATACACCAGTAAATACACCAAAACCAGCAGCATCAGCTGCAGTACCAAAAGCAGCAGCAGCTCCTGCAATTCCAATAGATGAGAATGCTATATCAGTAAAAGCAACTATGCCTGGTACTATAGTATCATTCAGCGTTGCAGTTGGAGATAAAGTACAAGAAGGTCAGGTTGTAGCTATATTGGAAGCTATGAAAATGGAAAATGAAATTACTGCTCCAGCATCAGGAGAGGTAAAATCTATACATGTTGAAAAAGGTTCTTCAGTTGTAGAGGGTCAGGTTATATTACAAATTAAGTAATATAAAGGGGTGAATATGAATAAAGCTTTAGGTTTGGATTTTAACAATTTACTTACAGGTTTTTATCCGCCGACTATAGCCCAAGTTATAATGATGCTTTTAGGAGCATATCTTATATATATGTCTATATATTATAAGAAAAAGCCTTTGCTTCTTCTTCCTATGGGAGTTGCAATACTAGCTGCTAATATGCCTCTTCCTAAGATGACAGAAGATGTAGTAAGCGGTTTTTTGGGTTTAATGCATAGCGGTGCGGACAGCGGAGTTTATCCTGTATTGGTATTTTTTGCAGTTGGTACTATGATAGATTTGGGACTTGTGCTTGCAGATCCTAAAAATTTCTTTATAGGAGCTAGTTCTCAGATTGGTATACTTATAGTATTTTATATTATGAGTTCTTTAAATTTAGGAGAAGATTTATCTGCTGCTACTGCAATTATAGGTGCTGCTGACGGATCTTTGGCTATGTATATGTCTTCTTTGATTACAGAGCCTAGATATTTTGCTGCTATTGTTATGGCTGCATACCTTTATATGGAGCTTCTTCCTTTACTTCAGTCAGGCCTTACAAAAGTTTTAACTACTACAAAAGAAAGAAAAATTCCTATGAATTATTTAAGACAGGTTTCAAGAGGAGAAAAAATCATATTTGCAGTTATTGCTATGGGGCTTTGCGGAATATTTTTGGCAAACTCATTTCCTCTTATAGCTGCTCTTTTATTCGGAAGTATTTTGAGAGAATCAGATATTATAAAAAATTTCTCAATCAATTTGCAGAAATCTTTAACAGGAATACTTACAATGCTTATAGGTATAGCTATAGGTTCCTCTGCTTCAGCTGAATATTTTATGACATTAAATACAGTAATAATATTTGCTTTTGGTTTATTATCATTAATATTAAGCACTACTATAGGTATAATTGCTGCTAAAGTTATTAATATATTGTCAGGCGGTAAAGTTAATCCTATAATAGGTTCTGCAGGTTTAAGTGCTTTTCCTATTCCTGCTTGGGGTGCCCATGTTTACGGACAGGAGAATAGTTCATCTAACTGTCTTCTTCTTCATGCAATGGCAGTTAATATTTCCGGCATAATATCCGGTGCTATTGTTATGGGTATACTTCTTACTTTCTTTCATTGATTATATGATCAAATGATTATATAAAAAATAATTTAATAATATATATTAATGTTAACCCTATTTATTAATTAAATAGGGTTTTTTTATATAAAAATCATTAGTATTATATTTTATGTATTACACTGTCGAAAATTATAAAATTAATATATACTAATTTTAGTATAAAAAATATTTATGGAAAAAACATGGTAAAAAGATTAACATTAAAAAACGGCACAAGAGTTGTTTTAGAAAAGATGCCTATGCTTGATACTGTATCTATAGGTTTTATATTTTTAACAGGAAGTGCCAATGAAAAAAAAGAAGAAAATGGATATACTCATTTCATAGAGCATATGCTTTTTAAAGGTACTGATAAACTTAGTTCAAAAGAACTTATTAGAAATATAGAAGGTGTAGGCGGTATATTTAATGCCTTTACTTCAAGACATTTAACTTCATTTTATATAAATATAATATCTAAATATTTTGACAGAGCAGTTGATACTTTAGAAAATATTATGCTTCATTCTGCATTCAGAGAAGATGATATAAACAGAGAAAAAAAAGTTATCATTGAAGAGCTTAAAATGTCAAATGATACTCCTGAAGAAATATCAGCCAATCAATTTTTTGCTGCTGCCTATAAAGGTACTTCTATGAGCTTTCCTATAGGCGGAAATATTAACAATATAAAAAAAATAAGCAGAGATAAAATTTATTCTTATTTTAAAGACCATTTTAATTCTAATAATTTGATTATATCTATAGCCGGAAATTTTGATATTGATTATGCTGTGGAAAGATTAGAAAAAATTAAACTAGACAAAGGTACTAAAACAGTTAATGATGATCTTCCTTTTTATTATAAAACTATAACTAAAGAAAAGCAGGAAATTAATCAGGTTTATTTTTCTCTTGTAACGCCTTCATATAATGCCTGCGATAATAAAAAAAGATATGCTATGAATATAGTTAATGATATATTCGGAGGAAGTTCTTATTCAAGATTATTTCAATCAATAAGAGAGAATAAGGGACTTTGTTATAATATATACAGTTATAATTCAAGCTTTATAAATGGCGGTACATTTGAGATACATGGTTCTACTAGCTTGGATAGGTATGCAGAAACTATAGAAAGTATATATTATGAAATAGAAAAATTGGTTAATGAAAGAATATCAGAGGAAGAAGTAGAAGAGGCTAAAGAGAGTTATAAAGGTTCTATGGCTTTCAGTAAATTCAGCGCAGAGTTCATAATGAATAAGAATGCAAGGCATGAATTGTATTCATCTAAATATATTTCATTTAAAGAGCTTTATAATATAATAGATAAAGTAGATTTGAAAATGGTTAATGAAGTAATAGATGAAAAATTGATGAATAAAAAATTCTTTTTAACATCTGTAGGGGCAAGCGGTACTAAAGATATAAGTAAGGATTTAAGCAGCAAACTTAAATTAAATTGATAGTAATGTTTGAAATGTATTGAATTATTTTCTTGTTATTATATATAATTTTTTGTAAAATTGTGCTAAATATTGACTTTTTAAATATATTATGTATAATATGACTTGGAATTAATATGTTTATAAGGTTGTTTTTTAGTGTTTGGTAATTTAACTAAATCTATATCTAATGTATTCTCTAAAATACAAGGTAAAAAAGTTCTTACTGATAAGGATATATCAGATAGTCTTTTAACTATAAAAGAAGCACTTTTGTCTGCTGACGTATCTTTAGAAGCTGCTGATAAGTTTCTTGAAGAAGCTACCAACAGAGCTATAGGAAAAGAAAAATTAGAAGGTGTAGAACCTGCTAATCAATTTGTAGCTGATGTTCATGATACTTTGGTTAATATGATAGGAGAGGGTGAAAGCGGTTTAAAATTAGAACCTGTTGAGAAAACTACTATTACTTTGCTTTTCGGTCTTCAAGGTTCTGGTAAAACTACTACTTCTGCTAAATTAGCTAAATATTATAAAGATAAAAGACGTGTTATGCTTGTAGGACTTGACGTTCACAGACCTGCAGCTATGGAGCAGCTTGCTGTTTTAGCTAGAGAAGTTGGTGTTCCTTATCATATAGATACTAAAGAGAAAAAAGCTTATAAAATACTTAAAAAAGCACTTTCAATTGCTAAAAAAGAACAGTATAATATGATATTAGTGGATACTGCAGGACGTTTAGAGATAGACGAAGAAATGATGCTTGAACTAAGACGTGTTGTAAACTCTGCTAATGTTACAGAAAAATTATTGGTTGTGGATTCTACAGCAGGTCAGAGTGTTTATGATGTTGCAAAAAGTTTCCAAAGCAATATTGGTATAAATGGCGTTATACTTACAAAATTTGATTCCGGAGTTAGAGGCGGTGCCGCTTTATCTTTAAAATATGCTACTGGTTCTCCTGTTAAATTTGTCGGAGTAGGTGAGCATTTAGATGATATTGATGTATTTGATGCTAAGAGAGTAGCAGGACAAATACTTGGTATGGGTGATATAGTAAAATTGGTAGAGAAAGCCCGTGCTGCTATAAGTGAAAAAGAAGCTCAGGAAATGCTTCAAAAAGTTATAGAAAATAATTTCGATTATAATGATTTCTTGAAGCAGATAGAAGCTACTGCTAAAATGGGCGGACTTAGTAAAATGACATCTATGATTCCTGGCATGGCCAATGTAGATACAGAACTTTTAAGCCGTGAAGAGGAAAAATTTAAAAAGTATAAAGCTATTATACAGTCAATGACTAAAAAAGAAAGATTAGCCCTATTTCCTTTAAATAATTCAAGAAAAATGAGAATATCTAAAGGAAGCGGTCAAAGTGTTTATGATGTGAATCAGCTTATAAAGCAATTTACTATGATGAAAAACATGATGGGCAGTACTAAAAAGATGGATAAGCTCGCAAAGTCCCTAGAGGGTATGGGTATGTCTATAGATGATTTAAACAAATTAATGTAAATAAACTTGGAGGAAAAGAAAGGTGGTAAAATTAAGATTAAAACGTATAGGTCGCAAACATGAGCCTCATTATCGTATCGTAGCTGCAGATGCTCGTTTCCCACGCGATGGTCGTTTTATTGAAGAGCTAGGTTGGTTTAACCCTAAAGCTAAAGATGTATTATATAAGTTGAATGTAGAAGGCCTAAAAAAATGGCTTTCCAATGGTGCACAGCCAACTTATGTAGTAAAAAGTATTCTTGTTAAAGAAGGTTTGATGGAAAAAGATAAAGGTGCTCCTATTGAAAGAAAGAAAAAAAGAGCATTGAAAAATCCTGAAAAAAGGCGCAAACATCGTAAACAAGCTAAGCCTGAATCTGCTGAGGAGAAGAGCGAAGCTTAATTTACGTCTTATAATATATAAAGGAGTGTGCTATGACGGAAGAAAAAGAGCTTATTGAGTATTTGGCTAAAAAGTTAGTGGATGAGCCTGAGGGTGTTAGTGTTAAGGTTATTGAAGGTGAAAAGAGTACGATTCTGGAATTGAAAGTGAACCAAAGCGACATAGGTAAAATTATAGGTAAAAGAGGTCGTATTGCTCATGCATTACGTACTATTCTTTTTGCAGCTTCCATGAAAAGTGGTAAACGTGTAATGCTTGAGATTATTGACAATTGATGATTTTTTATGCCAAAATCACAGGTTTACATGGTTTAAAAGGAGAGGTAGAAATGGCTTTTACCGATAAAAGTTATTTCGCCTCTCTTCCTGTTTTAAGTAAAAATACACCTGTTATTATTAACAATCAAACATTTACTATATTAGATGTTAAAAAGAAAAATAAATCTTTTGTATTCCAGTTAAAAGATATCAATACTATAGATCAAGCTGAAAAATTGATAGGTCTTGATATATTTATTGATTCTTCACACTTACCTAAATTAGATGATGATACTTTTTATGAGGCTGAATTAATCGGATATAAAATCATAGATACAGATAATAATATTTATGGTGAAATAACAGATGTATATAGTCTTCCTTCCAATTATGTATTTGAAATTAAATTAAAAGAAAATAATAATATAGTTTCGATACCTTTCGTTAAAGCATATTTCGGCGATTCTGATAAAATAAATAAAACTATATGTATAATACAAAAGCCCATATTTGATGAGGATTAATATTTTCTATCATTATTTGAATCCTATTTTTTATAATGTAAATTTTTTAATTAGTATGTAAATATGATTTTATATTACAATCTTTTACTTTTTTTATATTCTAGTAGTTATTAGATTGAATAAAAATCAAGGATGGAAAATGGATAAAATGAAAAAAATTATAACAATATTTATTATTTCAGCTTTTGCCTTATTAGTTATATCTTGCTCAGGTAAGAGCGCTTCTACTGATACTGCAGATACTAATGCAAACAATATGGATCATTCAGCTCATAATGCACATCAGACTAGTTCTGAAATTATTGATTTAATGCATTATCCTATGATGGAACAGCCTTTTCAAAAAACTGATAATATAGATGCTGATTTTTTAGTTAATATGATACCGCATCATGAAGGTGCTATAATATCTTCTCAAAAATTATTAGAAACTACTAAAAATGAAAAGTTAATAGAATTGGCTAATAATATAATAGAAGAGCAGGATAAAGAAGTTCTAGAGTTTAATGAATTAGTTAAAGAATTAAATGCTAACAATACAGATTATAGCGATATAGATACTGAAGCTATAGGAAATGAGATGCAGCTTATTATGGATAAGATGATGAATGATATGTCAGCTATAGAAATAACAGGAGATAATGATATAGATTTTCTTAAAGGTATGATACCGCATCATCAGGCTGCTATTGATGTTTCAAAGAAAATATTAGAATATACTAAAAATAATAAAATAAAAGAAATAGCAAACAGAATAATAAAAGCACAGGAAAAAGAAATAGAAGATATGAATAATATGATTAATTCTATGATGTAAAATATATTTTTTAATGAGCCGGATTAAATAAGTCCGGCTTTTTTTCATATTAATTGAATAATTGACAAATTGATTTATTTTTGTATATACTGAAAATTTTAACTTTGTTATTTTTTATTGTTCTTTTTCCCGCCGCATACGAAGTACGCCTACGGCGAGAACCAAAAAGTGCAAGTATAAAATTAGTACTAAATAATACTAATTTCGTTTTACATGTAATATAAACTATCAAATTTAAGCTACAATATAGCCTTTCGCGAAGCGTATCCGAGCCTGTCGAGGATATAAGGTTCTTTGATGCTGTCGCTGTAAAAAGAATAATATAAATTATTAATTTTCGTAAAATAATAAGTAATCAGCCGCACGTATAGTTGGCTATCCATAATAATTTGCAGTACCGTGCGGAAAGCCCACACGAAGTGTACCCGTAGGCTATAGGCGAATATTTGACAAACTTAAAAATTTTCAGTATAATCTATATACTAAAATTATGGTAATGTATTATGGCTAGTAAAAAGGATAAAAAATCAGGCAGCAGTACTATTTCTTCCGGCGAGATAGTAAGAAACAAAAAGGCTTTATTCAATTATGAGCTTGTAGAAAAATTTGAGGCCGGTATTGTTTTGCTTGGTACAGAAGTAAAATCTCTTAGAGAAAGAAGTGTTAATATGGCTGACAGTTATGCTTCTTTTAAGAAAAATGGGGAACTTTTTATAGTTAATATGCATATATCTCCTTATCATTTCGGAAATAGAAATAATCATGAACCTTTAAGAGAAAGAAAACTTTTAATGAAAAAAAGAGAGTTGAGAAGGTTATATGGAAAGATCAAAGAACAAGGACTTACTTTAATACCTGTTAAATTATATTTTTCTAGAGGAAAAGTAAAAGTGGAATTGGCACTAGCAAAAGGTAAGAAACTTCATGATAAAAGGGAAACTCTAAAAAGAAAAACTTTAGATAGAGAAATGGAAAGATATATTAAAAGATAATATATTTATTTTTCGTAAGATAAGGCATTTCTTATATAAAATTCTAATTTAGCAATATTATTAGATACTTCTTTTATATTTATTTTTTTATCTTCGGAAGTTTTATATTGCTTTATTGAATTTATAAATTCTGTTAATAAATTTTTTATGTTTTCCATAGAAATTTTTTCAAATTTTTTCTCTAATATTTCTATTTTTTCTATAGTACTGTAATCTATATTATTTATACCGCTGAAAGATATATCTGATAGAAGTATTTCTAGATCTCTTAATAAATCAAAAATCATATATTACCTATTGTTGTCTTTTATTTTTAATAAGTTAAGTCTGTATAGGAAAGGTATATCTTTTTTTACTTTTACAATATAAAGAATAGAAGATACAAATATTCCAATTAAAGCTGTTACTAAAGATAAATTGCTTGTTACAAATACAGTTTGATATAATATCAGTATGCATATAGGTATATATATTCCTCCAGCTAA
It contains:
- a CDS encoding OadG family protein; amino-acid sequence: MEHNAAITIFGIMSVFIVALVFYILSLVLGMIFKTRNIKKEEEIIKVVEESKTKEEDLIDDTELVAVITAAISAYTGMSNNRFIITSIKESKTPIWGMVDRVNKLK
- a CDS encoding biotin/lipoyl-containing protein; this encodes MTKQYKITVNGKTYDVSVEEIRPVASNKTVSTIVNTPVNTPKPAASAAVPKAAAAPAIPIDENAISVKATMPGTIVSFSVAVGDKVQEGQVVAILEAMKMENEITAPASGEVKSIHVEKGSSVVEGQVILQIK
- a CDS encoding sodium ion-translocating decarboxylase subunit beta translates to MNKALGLDFNNLLTGFYPPTIAQVIMMLLGAYLIYMSIYYKKKPLLLLPMGVAILAANMPLPKMTEDVVSGFLGLMHSGADSGVYPVLVFFAVGTMIDLGLVLADPKNFFIGASSQIGILIVFYIMSSLNLGEDLSAATAIIGAADGSLAMYMSSLITEPRYFAAIVMAAYLYMELLPLLQSGLTKVLTTTKERKIPMNYLRQVSRGEKIIFAVIAMGLCGIFLANSFPLIAALLFGSILRESDIIKNFSINLQKSLTGILTMLIGIAIGSSASAEYFMTLNTVIIFAFGLLSLILSTTIGIIAAKVINILSGGKVNPIIGSAGLSAFPIPAWGAHVYGQENSSSNCLLLHAMAVNISGIISGAIVMGILLTFFH
- a CDS encoding M16 family metallopeptidase, which codes for MVKRLTLKNGTRVVLEKMPMLDTVSIGFIFLTGSANEKKEENGYTHFIEHMLFKGTDKLSSKELIRNIEGVGGIFNAFTSRHLTSFYINIISKYFDRAVDTLENIMLHSAFREDDINREKKVIIEELKMSNDTPEEISANQFFAAAYKGTSMSFPIGGNINNIKKISRDKIYSYFKDHFNSNNLIISIAGNFDIDYAVERLEKIKLDKGTKTVNDDLPFYYKTITKEKQEINQVYFSLVTPSYNACDNKKRYAMNIVNDIFGGSSYSRLFQSIRENKGLCYNIYSYNSSFINGGTFEIHGSTSLDRYAETIESIYYEIEKLVNERISEEEVEEAKESYKGSMAFSKFSAEFIMNKNARHELYSSKYISFKELYNIIDKVDLKMVNEVIDEKLMNKKFFLTSVGASGTKDISKDLSSKLKLN
- the ffh gene encoding signal recognition particle protein, which gives rise to MFGNLTKSISNVFSKIQGKKVLTDKDISDSLLTIKEALLSADVSLEAADKFLEEATNRAIGKEKLEGVEPANQFVADVHDTLVNMIGEGESGLKLEPVEKTTITLLFGLQGSGKTTTSAKLAKYYKDKRRVMLVGLDVHRPAAMEQLAVLAREVGVPYHIDTKEKKAYKILKKALSIAKKEQYNMILVDTAGRLEIDEEMMLELRRVVNSANVTEKLLVVDSTAGQSVYDVAKSFQSNIGINGVILTKFDSGVRGGAALSLKYATGSPVKFVGVGEHLDDIDVFDAKRVAGQILGMGDIVKLVEKARAAISEKEAQEMLQKVIENNFDYNDFLKQIEATAKMGGLSKMTSMIPGMANVDTELLSREEEKFKKYKAIIQSMTKKERLALFPLNNSRKMRISKGSGQSVYDVNQLIKQFTMMKNMMGSTKKMDKLAKSLEGMGMSIDDLNKLM
- the rpsP gene encoding 30S ribosomal protein S16; the protein is MVKLRLKRIGRKHEPHYRIVAADARFPRDGRFIEELGWFNPKAKDVLYKLNVEGLKKWLSNGAQPTYVVKSILVKEGLMEKDKGAPIERKKKRALKNPEKRRKHRKQAKPESAEEKSEA
- a CDS encoding KH domain-containing protein, whose translation is MTEEKELIEYLAKKLVDEPEGVSVKVIEGEKSTILELKVNQSDIGKIIGKRGRIAHALRTILFAASMKSGKRVMLEIIDN
- the rimM gene encoding ribosome maturation factor RimM (Essential for efficient processing of 16S rRNA), producing MMIFYAKITGLHGLKGEVEMAFTDKSYFASLPVLSKNTPVIINNQTFTILDVKKKNKSFVFQLKDINTIDQAEKLIGLDIFIDSSHLPKLDDDTFYEAELIGYKIIDTDNNIYGEITDVYSLPSNYVFEIKLKENNNIVSIPFVKAYFGDSDKINKTICIIQKPIFDED
- a CDS encoding DUF305 domain-containing protein yields the protein MDKMKKIITIFIISAFALLVISCSGKSASTDTADTNANNMDHSAHNAHQTSSEIIDLMHYPMMEQPFQKTDNIDADFLVNMIPHHEGAIISSQKLLETTKNEKLIELANNIIEEQDKEVLEFNELVKELNANNTDYSDIDTEAIGNEMQLIMDKMMNDMSAIEITGDNDIDFLKGMIPHHQAAIDVSKKILEYTKNNKIKEIANRIIKAQEKEIEDMNNMINSMM
- the smpB gene encoding SsrA-binding protein SmpB, with the protein product MASKKDKKSGSSTISSGEIVRNKKALFNYELVEKFEAGIVLLGTEVKSLRERSVNMADSYASFKKNGELFIVNMHISPYHFGNRNNHEPLRERKLLMKKRELRRLYGKIKEQGLTLIPVKLYFSRGKVKVELALAKGKKLHDKRETLKRKTLDREMERYIKR